In Paraburkholderia sp. PGU19, the sequence GCGTCTCGATGCCGTATCGGCGCAAGCTGCGCAGCAAGGTGCGCGGATGCACGTCGAAACGTTGCGCGACGGCCTGCGACGATTGCAGCGCGAGCAACTGTTGTGCTTCGACGCACTCGCTTTGCGTCATCGCGCGTCGCCTGCCGACGTGCTGCCCGCGTGCTTTCGCGGCAACCATGCCGGCGCGGGTCCGTTCGCCGATCAGCGAGCGCTCGAACTGGGCCAGCGCGGCCATGATGTGAAAGAGAAACGTGCCGCCGGGCGATGTGGTGTCGATGCACTCGGTCAGCGAGACGAACTGAACGCCCCTCGCGCCGAGTGCATCGACGAGTTCGACGAGCTTCGTGAGCGAGCGTCCAAGCCGGTCCAGACGCCACACCACGAGGGTATCGCCCTTCGATAGCGCCCCCATCGTCTGTTCGAGGCCCGGACGGGAGAACCTTGCGCCCGATACGCCCTGATCGGTGAAGATGTCGTCGCAGTCCGCTTTCTTTAGCGCTGCCAGTTGCAGATCGAGGTTTTGATCATCGGTAGAAACTCTCGCGTATCCAATTCTCATTCTTGTCCGAGTCATTTGGCCCGGCCGAACTATAGGAACTGAACGGGACAAGCTGTGTCCCGATACGCTTGCACTCTGTCGCATCGCTCTGGACAAGGTTTGTCCCGAGGTCCTTTCACAATGACGGTCATGCAACCACTGGGAGTGCTCCTCACCTATGACAACGCCGACGAACACGACTCGCACGAACGTCACGGACCTTCATCGCGCTGCACGCGAGAACGGACAGACGGTGCGCGTCGCA encodes:
- a CDS encoding recombinase family protein produces the protein MRIGYARVSTDDQNLDLQLAALKKADCDDIFTDQGVSGARFSRPGLEQTMGALSKGDTLVVWRLDRLGRSLTKLVELVDALGARGVQFVSLTECIDTTSPGGTFLFHIMAALAQFERSLIGERTRAGMVAAKARGQHVGRRRAMTQSECVEAQQLLALQSSQAVAQRFDVHPRTLLRSLRRYGIETQRTV